The following coding sequences are from one Lolium rigidum isolate FL_2022 chromosome 6, APGP_CSIRO_Lrig_0.1, whole genome shotgun sequence window:
- the LOC124660866 gene encoding probable protein ABIL1, whose protein sequence is MQQQQAPPSFARPAPTTFDEASMERSRGFVKALQELKNLRPQLYSASEYCEKSYLHSEQKHVVLDNLKDYAVRALVNAVDHLGTVAFKLTDLYEQQASELSTIELKVASLNQQVLTCQTYTDKEGLRQQQMIGTATRHHKHYIVPVSGNKRMQTFSEMQTDAEFDLRPKPYPSEKTLFWHLASEKNSKTNGERQSELGHGETKTSKPTSSDGFNLLGKESSASPLPKRTQSNVTSSDIVTRNSGMKDQPGTRHLSSFSSLDNPRARQIQKVPVRTKSMLAAFFVRHRSGKMKNVSVR, encoded by the exons atgcagcagcagcaggcgcCGCCGTCGTTCGCCCGCCCTGCTCCCACCACCTTTGACGAGGCGTCCATGGAGCGGAGCAGGGGCTTCGTCAAGGCGCTACAG GAGCTCAAGAACCTGCGGCCGCAGCTATACTCCGCCTCCGAGTACTGCGAGAAGTCCTACCTCCACAGCGAGCAGAAGCACGT GGTGCTGGACAACTTGAAGGATTATGCTGTCAGGGCCCTGGTCAACGCGGTCGACCACCTTGGTACCGTCGCCTTCAAGTTGACAGACCTGTATGAACAACAGGCTTCAGAGCTCTCAACTATCGAGCTGAAAGTAGCATCCTTGAACCAG CAAGTCCTGACCTGCCAAACCTACACGGATAAAGAAGGCCTTAGGCAGCAGCAGATGATCGGAACCGCCACCAGGCACCACAAACATTACATCGTACCAG TTTCAGGAAACAAAAGGATGCAGACCTTTTCCGAGATGCAGACTGATGCTGAGTTCGACTTACGGCCCAAACCTTATCCCTCAG AGAAAACTCTTTTCTGGCACTTGGCTTCAGAGAAGAACTCCAAAACCAATGGAGAACGACAATCTGAATTAGG CCACGGAGAAACAAAAACTTCTAAACCTACATCCAGTGATGGGTTCAACCTTCTAG GTAAGGAATCGTCTGCCTCTCCCTTGCCCAAGCGTACACAGTCGAATGTGACCAGCTCGGACATTGTTACTCGTAACAGTGGCATGAAG GATCAGCCTGGTACAAGGCATTTGTCATCATTCAGTTCTCTCGATAACCCAAGAGCGCGCCAAATCCAAAAGGTTCCCGTCCGCACGAAGAGCATGCTAGCTGCATTCTTTGTCAGGCACAGGTCTGGAAAGATGAAAAATGTCTCAGTTCGTTGA